tctctctatccctctctctctctctgtctctctgtctgtctgtctctgtctctctgtctgtctgtctgtctctctctctctctgtctctctctcgctctctctatccctctctctctctctctctctctctctctctctctatccctctctgtctgtctgtctctctctctctctctctctctctctatccctctctgtctgtctgtctgtctctctctctctctctctctctgtctctctctctctctccctctctctctctctctctctctctctctctctctctatccctctctgtctgtctgtctctctctctctctctctgtctctctctctctctctctctctctctctctctctctctctatccctctctgtctgtctgtctgtctgtctctctctctctctctctctctctctctctctctgtctctctctctctctctctctctttctctatccctctctgtctgtctgtctgtctgtctgtctgtctgtctgtctgtctgtctgtctgtctgtctgtatgtctgtctgtctgtctgtatgtctgtctgtctgtctgtctgtctctctttctctctctctctctctctctctctctctctctctctctctctctctctctctctctctctctgtctctgtccctctctcattctgtatATGAAGCATGACAAGACTTTGCCCTTGATTTGGTTTGTGTGATTGTCAGTTAGGTTGTGCaaggtgaatatgtggtctgtcgtacCGTAATTTGTCAATAAGCTAAtttgaaatttgctcagtgcattGTTTTCACTAAGgtaatgtacaagtctgctgtaaatgacaatgcagaggattttcccaaggttgctgttgtcgcatatcccacagtagttattggggtcaaatttgtctccacttttgtggatttaTGTGATCAGTCCTTGGTGCCAAATATTGGGGATGATGCCAGAGCcagaggatgatgttaaagagttttagtatagccaattagactttgttgtctgtatattttattatttctttgGGGATACCATCAACACACCACAGACCTTTTTTtccaatgtaattggagaatccggTGGGTTCCGGAAGTCTTTATTAATTGACTGcatgtacagttccagtcaacagtttggactcATTTAaaaggtttgtctttatttttttacgatcttctccattgtagaataatagtgaagacatcaaaactatgaaataacacatatggaatcatgtagtaaccaaaaaagtgttaaacaaattaaaatatatttgagatttgagattcttccaagtagcctccctttaccttgatgacagttttgcacaatCTTGGCCTTCAGCTTTACCTGGAACGCTTTTCCaacaggagttcccacatatgctgagcacttgttggctgcttttccttcactctgcggtccaactcatccctgaccatctaaaattgggttgagttcgggggattgtggaggccaggtcatctgatgcagcactccatcactctccttcttggtcaaatagcccttacacagcctataggtgtgttgggtcattgtcctgttgaaaaacaaatgatagtcccactaagcgcaaaccacatGGGATAGTGtaatgctgcagaatgctgtggtagccatgctggttaaagtgtgccttgaattctaaataaatcactcacagtgtcaccagcaaatcacccccacaccatcacacctcctcctccatgcttcatggtgggaaacacacatgcggaggtcattccgttcacctactctgcgtctcacatagACACGGCGGTAAGAACCAAACATCTCACATCTGagacaggtctaatgtccattgcttgtgtttcttggcccaaacaaatctcttcttattggtgtcctttagcagtggtttctttacagcaattggaccatgacggcctgattcacacagtgtcctctaaacagttgatgttgagatgtctgttacttgaagtctgtgaagcatttatttgggctgcaatgtctgaggctggtaactctaatgaacttatcctctgcagcagaggtaactctgggtcttcggttcatgtggcggtcctcatgagagccagtttcatcagagtgcttgatggtttttgcaattgcattgaagaaactttcaaagttcttgaaattttccagattgactgaccttcataacttaaagtaatgatggactgtcgtttcactttgcttatttgagctgttcttgccataatatggacttggtattttaccaaataaggctatcttctgtataccatccctaccttgtcacaacacaactgattggctcaaacgcattaagaaggaaagatattacacaaattaacttttaacaaggcacacctgttaattgaaatgcattcctggtcactacctcatgaaactggttgagagaatgctaagaatgtgcaaagctgtcatcaaggcaaagggtggctactttgaagaatctcaaatataaaatatatttagatttatttaacacttttttggttactacattatttccTATGTGTTGAAGGGGCATATGTCTGATCTAGACGGTTCTAATAGGGTGGGGCCATGGTTTGGTTGGGTTGGTCTCGGTTGGTTGGGTTGGTCTCGGCTGGTTGGGGTAGTCTCGGATGGTTGGGGTGGTCTTGGCTGTTTGGGTTGGTCTCGGCTGGTTGGGTTGGTCTCGGATGGTTGGGGTGGTCTCGGATGGTTGGGGAGGTCTTGGCTGGTTGGGTTGGTCTCGGCTGGTTGGGTTGGTCTTGGCTGGCTGGGGTGGTCTCGGCTGGTTGGGGTGGAAATGGTTGGGGTGGTCTCGGCTGGTTTGGGTGGTCTCGGCTGGTTGGGGTGGTCTCGGCTGGTTGGGGTGGTCTTGGCTGGTTGGGGTGGTCTTGGCTGGTTgggttggggatggttggggtggTCTTGGCTGGTTGGGGTGGTCTTGACTGGTTGGGTTGGTCTCGGCTGGTTGGGTTGGTCTCGGCTGGTTGGGGTGGTTTCGGCTGGTTGGGGTGGAAATGGTTGGGGTGGTCTCGGCTGGTTTGGGTGGTCTCGGCTGGTTGGGGTGGTCTCGGCTGGTTGGGGTGGTCTTGGCTGGTTGGGGTGGTCTTGGCTGGTTgggttggggatggttggggtggTCTGGGCTGGTTGGGGTGGTCTTGACTAGTTGGGTAGGTCTCGGCTAGTTGGGTTGGTCTCGGCTGGTTGGGGTGGTTTCGGATGGTTGGGGTGGTCTTGGCTGGTTGGGTTGGTCTCGGCTGGTTGGGTTGGTCTTGGCTGGCTGGGGTGGTCTCGGCTGGTTGGGGTGGTCTTGACTGGTTGGGGTGGTCTCGGATGGTTGGGTTGGTCCCGGCTGGTTGGGGTGGTCTTCGCTGGTTGGGGTGGTCTTGGCTGGTTgggttggggatggttggggtggTCTCGGCTGGTTGGGGTGGTCTTGGCAGGTTGGGGTGGTCTCTGCTGGTCGGGGTGGTCTTGGCTGGTTGGGGTGGTCTTGGCTGGTTgggttggggatggttggggtggtctcggctggttgggttggggatggttggggtggTTTCGGCTGGTTGGGATGGGGATGGTTGGGGTGGTCTCGGCtggttggggtgtggctggtTGGGGTGGTCTTTGCTGGTTGGGGTGGTCTAGGCTGGTTGGGTTGGGGTTGGTTGGGGTGGTCTCGGCTGTTTTGGCTGGGGATGGTGGTGTGGTCTCGGCTGGTTGGGGTGGTCTTGGCTGGTTGGGGTGTGGCTTGTCGGGGTGGTCTCGGCTGGATGGGGTGGTCTCGGCTGGTTGGGGTGGTCTAGGCTGTTTGGGTTGGGGGTGGGGATGGTTGGGGTGGTCTTGgatggttggggtgggggtggggatggTTGGGGTGGGGTGGCGTGGGGTGGGGATGAGGATGGTTGGGGTGGGGGCGGGGATGGTTGGGGTGAGGGTGAGGGCTGGTTGGGGTGGGAATTGTTGGGGTTGGATTTGGCTGGTTGGGGTGGTCTGGGTAGGTTGGGGTGGGTTTTAGGGCTGGTTGGGGTGGGAATGGTTGGGGTTGGATTTGGCTGGTTGGGGTGGTCTAGGCTGGTTGTGGTGGGGGTGAGGATGTGAATGGTTGGGGTGGTCTGggttggttgtggttgtgttgaggGTGAGGTTGTggctggttgtggttgtggtgagGTGGTGGCTGGTTGGGGTGGGGATGTTTGGGGTGGTCTGggatggttgtggttgtggtgagGTGGTGGCTGGTTGGGGTGGTCTGggatggttgtggttgtggtgagGTTGTGGCTGGTTGGGATGGTCTGGGCTGCTTGGGGTGAGGTTGTGCCTGGTTGGGGTGGTCTGAGCTGGTTGTGGTGAGGTTGTGGCTGGTTTGGGTGGTCTGGGCTGGTTGGGGTGATGTTGTGGCTGGTTGGGGTGGTCTGAGCTGGTTGTGGTGAGGTTGTGGCTGGTTGGGGTGGTCTGGGCTGGTTTGGGTGAGGTTGAGTCTGGTGATGCTGTGGTCTGGAaatagcactctctctctctctctctctctctctctctctcttggcagAAACATGTCATCTACTATTTAGCACAAAGAAGGTGTTGTTCACCAAAGGGTGGATGAGAGACATACTTTACTTATTAAATTACCACATATATACGTGTGTGAAATATAGAGTGTTGTGGTCATCTACTCAACAGGCATTTCACCAAATCAACCTCTAGATGGTAGTGTTTACCGTAAAACACTGGTGACGAACTACTGCTGCTGCAAGACCGTGTCCaacacacagtcactctctctctctctcttttttctctctctctctctctttctttctttctctatctctctctctctttctttctctatctctctctctctctctctctctctctctctctccctctctctctctctccctctctctctctctctctctctctctctctctctctttctctctctctctctctctctttctttctctatctctctctctctttctttctctatctctctttctttctccatctctctctctctctcttttctctctctctctctctctctttctttctctatctctctctctctttctttctctatctctctctctctctctctctctctctctctctctctctccctctctctctctcaccctctctctctctctctctctctctctctttctttctctctctctctccctctctctctctctctctctctctctctctctctttctttctctatctctctctctctttctttctttctctctctctctctctctctctctctctctctttctttctctatctctctctctctttctttctctatctctctctctctctctctctctctctctctctctccctctctctctccctctctctctctttctctctctctctctccctctctctctctctctctctctctctctctctctctctctctctctctctgtcagatcaGAAGAACTCACACAGATGGATGCTAAATAAGAGTGGGAAAGAGCTAACTGCATTCAAATTCAGGAATGACATGTCAGAAATCAATATTGTTAACACCTTTTAGATGTGTAAATTTCTATTTGGATAGCTATTTATTTGTCACACGTTGAAAGAAGCTAAATACCAAATCCGAAGGGATTTGTTCCTGTTTATGAAGACACGTCAGGTGACATTGGAATTGTTTAATGTAATAAAAGTATCAGGCGTAAAGTATTGATCATCTCTGTAATAGCCTGGTATCCCTAGCGGACAAATTACTTGACCTATTACACCAATGACCTCAACTGATCTGTGAGCTGTCTAACATTCATTAATACTTAGCCTAGAATTTAACTTCAACTGATCGGTGATCTGTCTAACATTCATTAATACTTAGCCTACAATATAACTTCAACTGATCTGTGATCTGTCTAACATTCATTAATACTTAGCCTACAATATAACTTCAACTGATCTGTGATCTGTCGTATGTTCACTTCTATAAAGCCCATTAAGCTATTTCATGGAGTGTAGGCTATTTTTAACGCTGTGGTCAGTAGTCCAACGGTAGCCATGTGTAACTGACAAATCACACGCATAAGGTTGGTTCTCCTCTGTTCCTTGTTGAACGATGCTTTAATAAACATCCTTATAAACTCTAATTTCACGGATATCTAACGGAAAGTCTTGAGATAATAATAACAGTAAGTTGGTGCAGTGAATGAATCGGCTCGAGCCTGGGAGCATCTCCGCAGCCTGCAGCATCTCACCGAGACTTTCATCAGTGTGGTCGCGGTGCGTGGTAACCGATGTAACGGACGTTCCTCTCGACCAATCAGATCTATTTTCGGATCCCCATCAGCGAAACTGTAATGGAGAGGGCGTCCAATGAGGAAGGTCGGAGGTGGCGACGTGTTATACTTCACCCCCCTATGGGTTTATTCAGAGTTAGTGCAAGATATTCAGTTCTAGGAGAGAGTGAACGGATAAGCGCCACACACACCATTCCACTCCGTCATAGCACTGAACGGACTATCACGGATTCAATTAGATGCGTTCCAAAGATtgtgaatattattatttttgtctttctcacatttgttctattttttttttaacacgaAAGGAGTCGCAATTTCAATGGAGAGCCTCAGTGAAGTTGACACACGATGGGACAAGCAAACCGTGTGCGTTATTCTATCAGTGGGCGCTTTCAGCTAAACAGGTAGCAAGCCAAGCGGACTATTTTACCGTAGGCTACCAccggcaacaacaaaaaaatacgaCTGATATTGGAGCTACCGGTGATGCAGAATGACTGCATGGTCCGAGGAACCCGCCGCTCGCCACTGATCAGCTGATTTTGTTTGTGGGAGAGGAGAATCAGCCGCAGTCGACATTATATGATCGACTGAAGGGAGCATCAACGCTTTTCATGTAAAGTTCAATGCCAAAAAAAAACGAACTGTGAAACGTTtagaaatataattcattatTGTGTCTCTCCTCGCCGGTGCTGTTTTCTCTTTCCCTCACAGTCAACTGCCGTTATATCAGTAGAACCAAAAGGCATTGCTCTTCACAGACTTGGACTTGAAGAAATCTAACGGCTGCGATCAATACCGATATCTTTACCAACCAGGATTTAAAACAGGATATTCCAACTCTGAATAGGATTTGTATCGAATAGGAGAGGAGGCTTCTATGCACAGCCGCAATTTTGGGCATTAGAAGAACACGCATTCCAATTATCTCGCGCACTAAAGGGGATTTTCTTTTGGATAACGGTAAGGATATTCAGAGCGCAAATTATGGAATAGATTAAAACAATTATATTTATTGTTGTTGCCTATTTACAacggttaaataatggtgaaattcATCCCGTTGAAATTCAAACACAGGGTATTTGATTCCATCCTACGTCCTATTAATCACAATAATTTAAGCGTAATGGATCTCGGCTGCCTGTAGCTCTCTGAAGTTACAACGGCGAAGTGCTTATAGAGAGGCGTTGAGGAATCGTTATGGGCATAATGTGTATAAGGTCTGGGGAGAAGAGGGCACAGACTTGAATGGCTGCTTGAGCGCTTGCTGCAGTATGATATTATCCTAAgggcttttttttgggggggggggggtgtgtaacCGAAACAAGTGTCCAGGAaccaaagaggagagaggagatgggtaaAAAAGGTAGATTACAACAATTAGATACCTTGAAGTTAGGTTAATGTTAAATGTATTAATCACGGACACTGCGGATGCCATGTGTGTTTGAGATTAGATTTGGATGTTTTATTTTGAGGCACCTTTGCTGTAGTCCGACGGTATTATGATCAAAAATAGGATATTTTAAAGTGATATTatgttggattttttttttcagttaGATTTTTACGCATCTTTTCGAAAGCACCAACCCCTAAAAGtgtgaacacccccccccccccccccccccccccccccccccccccccccccccctgatctGAGGCTttactgaaataaataaatctaaTGCAAACTCTTTGTCTATTCATAGGGTTGTCCGTGTGTGGAAACTGCCCCTTCTTCAAATGCAAGATTTCACCAATCCATCACTCTGACAGTCAACATTGCATTGAAAGAAGAAGAAGTGTTTAAAATCCACAAGGTCTGAAACAGTGTAACCACAGGACCGTTGTCACCATGGATCTAACAGACTTTTACTTGTTGGCTGCTCTCGTTGCCTGTTTTTGGATGGACCCTTCTATAGCCCAGGAACTGATCTATCCTATTAGAGAGGAACTGCAGGAAAACGTTCTCATTGGAAACATACCGAAGGACCTGAACGTCTCGCATACAAACGCTGCTACCGGAGCTAGCGCTAACCTGGTCTACAGGCTGGTGTCTAAAGCCGGCGACAACCCTCTGCTCAGAGTGCAGAGCAGCACGGGAGAGATATTTACGACCTCCAATCGCATCGACAGGGAGAGGCTCTGTCCCGGCCCCTCGTTCGAGGAGAACGAATGCTCCTTCGAGATCGAGGTGGTGATTTTACCCAACGACTACTTCAGATTGATAAAGATTAAGATCGTAGTCAAGGACACCAACGATAACGCTCCCATGTTTCCGTCTCCCGTCATCAACATCTCCATCCCGGAGAACACGCTGATCAACAGTCGTTTCGCCATCCCCTCCGCCACCGACCCCGACACCGGCCCCAACAGTGTACACAAGTACCAGCTGGTGAACGGGCAAAGCGCCTTCGGGTTGGACATCGTAGAGACGCCCGAGGGGGAGAAGTGGCCGCAGCTCATCGTTCAGCAGAACCTGGACAGGGAACAGAAGGACACGTACGTCATGAAGATCAAGGTGGAGGACGGCGGCATGCCACAGAAATCCAGCACCGCCATCCTCCAAGTCACCGTCACAGACGTTAACGATAACAAGCCGGTGTTCAGGGAGAACCAGATCGAGGTCCACATACCGGAGAACTCGCCTATAGGGACGTCCGTAGTCCAGCTACAGGCTACGGACGCAGACGTCGGGGCGAATGCCGAAATCAAATACATGTTCGGGACGCAGGTGTCCCCAGCTACCAAGAGACTATTTGCTTTAAACGGCACCACTGGCCTTATAACCGTACAGCGACCCCTCGATAGAGAGGAGACCGCCATACACAAGTTATCCGTGTTAGCGAGCGACGGCAGCTCCAGCCCAGCCAGAGCTACCGTAACTATAAACGTGACGGACGTGAACGACAATCCGCCAAACATCGATCTGAGATATATCATCAGTCCAATAAACGGCACCGTGTTCCTCTCGGAGAAAGACCCAATCAACACCAAGATAGCTTTGATCACCGTGTCGGACAAGGACACGGACGTCAACGGCAAGGTCATCTGTTTCATCGAGAAGGATGTCCCCTTTCACCTCAAAGCGGTGTACGACAACCAGTATCTACTAGAGACGTCGGCGCTGCTCGACTTTGAGGGGACCAAAGAGTACAACTTCAAAATCATAGCCTCCGACTCTGGCAAGCCGAGCTTGAACCAGACAGCGTTGGTAAGGGTGAGGCTGGAGGATGAAAATGACAACTCGCCGATCTTCAGCCAGCCTGTCATCGAGCTGGCCGTCATGGAGAACAACAAACGCGATCTCTTCCTCACGACTCTCAGCGCCACCGACGAGGACAGCGGGAAAAACGCGGAGATCGTCTACCAACTGGGCCCTAACGCCTCGTTCTTTGACCTGGACCGTAAAACGGGTGTCCTCACGGCCTCCCGGGTTTTCGATCGTGAGGACCAGGATCGGTTCCTCTTCACGGTAACGGCCCGAGACAACGGGACGCCTCCACTCCAGAGCCAGGCGGCAGTCATCGTGACAGTGCTCGATGAAAACGACAACAGCCCCAAGTTCACCCACAACCACTTCCAGTTCTTTGTGTCAGAGAACCTGCCCAAGTACAGCACGGTGGGGGTGATAACCGTCACAGACTCAGACGCCGGGGAAAATGCCGCCGTCACGCTTTCGATACTCAGCGACAACGAGAACTTTATCCTAGACCCGTACTCTGGAGTAATAAAGTCCAACGTGTCCTTTGACCGGGAGCAGCAGAGCTCCTACACCTTCGACGTCCGGGCGGTGGATAGCGGGCGGCCCCCATGTTCCTCGGCCGCCAAGGTGACCATCAATGTCATCGACGTAAACGACAACACCCCCATCGTCATCTACCCGCCTTCCAACACCTCCTTCAAACTGGTCCCCCTCTCGTCCATCCCTGGATCGGTGGTGGCCGAGGTCTTTGCTGTGGACGGTGACACAGGGATGAACGCAGAGCTCAAGTACACCATCGTTAGCGGCAACACCAAAGGTCTGTTCCGGATTGACCCTGTGACAGGGAACATTACCCTGGAGGAGAAGCCTGCTATCTCCGACATCGGCCTCCATCGGCTGGTCGTGAACATTAGCGACCTGGGCTACCCTAAGTCCCTGCACACCCTGGTGCTGGTGTTCCTCTACGTGAACGACACGGTCGGCAACGCCACGTTTATCTACGACCTCATTCGCCGCACCATGGAGACGCCCCTGGACAGGAACATCGGGGAGAGCAGTGAGACTTACCAGAGCGGAGATTATCTCACCATCATGATCGCCATCGTAGCCGGGGCGATGGTGGTGATTGTGGTGATCTTCGTGACAGTCCTGGTGCGCTGCCGTCACACCTCGCGGTTCAAGGCGGCCCAGAGAAAGAAGCAGGGCGCTGAGTGGATGTCTcccaaccaggagaacaagcagaacaagaagaagaagcGTAAGAAAAGGAAGTCGCCTAAAAGCTCCCTCCTGAACTTTGTCACCATCGAGGAGAACAAGCCGGACGACCCGGCTCACGAGCCCATCAACGGCAACATCAGCCTGCCTGCCGAGCTGGAGGAGCCTGGCCACTTTGACTGGAACGCTGCTCCAACGACCACCTTCAAGCCCTCCAGTCCAGACCTGGCACGGCACTACAAGTCCGCTTCTCCGCAGTCCGCGTTCCACCTCAAAGCGGACACGCCGGTCTCCGTGAAGAAACACCACATGATTCAGGAGCTCCCTCTGGACAACACCTTCGTAGGGGGCTGTGATACTCTCTCCAAGAGATCCTCCACTAGTTCAGACCACTTCAGTGCCTCGGAGTGCAGTTCCCAGGGAGGATTCAAGACTAAGGGATCCGTACACCCGTCCAGACAGGTAAAAGATAACTTTTACTGGTCTATAAGTACTGCGTATAACTGCCCGGTCCAACAGTGCTGAGCTCCCttctacactatacactatagctGACTTGGTCTTAACACCAATGAGAAAGGGGGGGAATCACCCCTCTACTATAAGTCCCGCTAGAAGTCCCACTGTACcttttaaacccccccccccaaaaaaaaaaaatcacatataTATGAATTCATGTATGACATGTGGTTAACTATAGACTGAACCAAACAAACAACACGCATACTATTAATTTTCCCTTCGCGT
This is a stretch of genomic DNA from Oncorhynchus mykiss isolate Arlee chromosome 7, USDA_OmykA_1.1, whole genome shotgun sequence. It encodes these proteins:
- the LOC110517647 gene encoding protocadherin-9 isoform X2, whose amino-acid sequence is MDLTDFYLLAALVACFWMDPSIAQELIYPIREELQENVLIGNIPKDLNVSHTNAATGASANLVYRLVSKAGDNPLLRVQSSTGEIFTTSNRIDRERLCPGPSFEENECSFEIEVVILPNDYFRLIKIKIVVKDTNDNAPMFPSPVINISIPENTLINSRFAIPSATDPDTGPNSVHKYQLVNGQSAFGLDIVETPEGEKWPQLIVQQNLDREQKDTYVMKIKVEDGGMPQKSSTAILQVTVTDVNDNKPVFRENQIEVHIPENSPIGTSVVQLQATDADVGANAEIKYMFGTQVSPATKRLFALNGTTGLITVQRPLDREETAIHKLSVLASDGSSSPARATVTINVTDVNDNPPNIDLRYIISPINGTVFLSEKDPINTKIALITVSDKDTDVNGKVICFIEKDVPFHLKAVYDNQYLLETSALLDFEGTKEYNFKIIASDSGKPSLNQTALVRVRLEDENDNSPIFSQPVIELAVMENNKRDLFLTTLSATDEDSGKNAEIVYQLGPNASFFDLDRKTGVLTASRVFDREDQDRFLFTVTARDNGTPPLQSQAAVIVTVLDENDNSPKFTHNHFQFFVSENLPKYSTVGVITVTDSDAGENAAVTLSILSDNENFILDPYSGVIKSNVSFDREQQSSYTFDVRAVDSGRPPCSSAAKVTINVIDVNDNTPIVIYPPSNTSFKLVPLSSIPGSVVAEVFAVDGDTGMNAELKYTIVSGNTKGLFRIDPVTGNITLEEKPAISDIGLHRLVVNISDLGYPKSLHTLVLVFLYVNDTVGNATFIYDLIRRTMETPLDRNIGESSETYQSGDYLTIMIAIVAGAMVVIVVIFVTVLVRCRHTSRFKAAQRKKQGAEWMSPNQENKQNKKKKRKKRKSPKSSLLNFVTIEENKPDDPAHEPINGNISLPAELEEPGHFDWNAAPTTTFKPSSPDLARHYKSASPQSAFHLKADTPVSVKKHHMIQELPLDNTFVGGCDTLSKRSSTSSDHFSASECSSQGGFKTKGSVHPSRQGTLTGTLTRARTELNPEYLDLRSRAELNPEYWTPCTPLGQAQEDFYQQASSDKRTEADGNSDPNSDGPLGPRGLVEATEMCTQECLVLGHSDNCWMPPTLGSYSQPKSPVSNFATQKEWAKEKLLNGHTTLTRTWKTDSGRDQFCDKKQFGSGEGHFSSSGHMADIPLASLKSYQPTTGPDSSKEHQL
- the LOC110517647 gene encoding protocadherin-9 isoform X1; the protein is MDLTDFYLLAALVACFWMDPSIAQELIYPIREELQENVLIGNIPKDLNVSHTNAATGASANLVYRLVSKAGDNPLLRVQSSTGEIFTTSNRIDRERLCPGPSFEENECSFEIEVVILPNDYFRLIKIKIVVKDTNDNAPMFPSPVINISIPENTLINSRFAIPSATDPDTGPNSVHKYQLVNGQSAFGLDIVETPEGEKWPQLIVQQNLDREQKDTYVMKIKVEDGGMPQKSSTAILQVTVTDVNDNKPVFRENQIEVHIPENSPIGTSVVQLQATDADVGANAEIKYMFGTQVSPATKRLFALNGTTGLITVQRPLDREETAIHKLSVLASDGSSSPARATVTINVTDVNDNPPNIDLRYIISPINGTVFLSEKDPINTKIALITVSDKDTDVNGKVICFIEKDVPFHLKAVYDNQYLLETSALLDFEGTKEYNFKIIASDSGKPSLNQTALVRVRLEDENDNSPIFSQPVIELAVMENNKRDLFLTTLSATDEDSGKNAEIVYQLGPNASFFDLDRKTGVLTASRVFDREDQDRFLFTVTARDNGTPPLQSQAAVIVTVLDENDNSPKFTHNHFQFFVSENLPKYSTVGVITVTDSDAGENAAVTLSILSDNENFILDPYSGVIKSNVSFDREQQSSYTFDVRAVDSGRPPCSSAAKVTINVIDVNDNTPIVIYPPSNTSFKLVPLSSIPGSVVAEVFAVDGDTGMNAELKYTIVSGNTKGLFRIDPVTGNITLEEKPAISDIGLHRLVVNISDLGYPKSLHTLVLVFLYVNDTVGNATFIYDLIRRTMETPLDRNIGESSETYQSGDYLTIMIAIVAGAMVVIVVIFVTVLVRCRHTSRFKAAQRKKQGAEWMSPNQENKQNKKKKRKKRKSPKSSLLNFVTIEENKPDDPAHEPINGNISLPAELEEPGHFDWNAAPTTTFKPSSPDLARHYKSASPQSAFHLKADTPVSVKKHHMIQELPLDNTFVGGCDTLSKRSSTSSDHFSASECSSQGGFKTKGSVHPSRQGTLTGTLTRARTELNPEYLDLRSRAELNPEYWTPCTPLSQRRVTFHLPDGSQESCSDSGLGDHEPTLLSCPLPLVQGQAQEDFYQQASSDKRTEADGNSDPNSDGPLGPRGLVEATEMCTQECLVLGHSDNCWMPPTLGSYSQPKSPVSNFATQKEWAKEKLLNGHTTLTRTWKTDSGRDQFCDKKQFGSGEGHFSSSGHMADIPLASLKSYQPTTGPDSSKEHQL